The proteins below are encoded in one region of Drosophila santomea strain STO CAGO 1482 chromosome 2R, Prin_Dsan_1.1, whole genome shotgun sequence:
- the LOC120445361 gene encoding aspartyl/asparaginyl beta-hydroxylase isoform X11: protein MSGDVQPRKRKDKRRKRDDDESSHGVHITKMGNEDLHLHVHHDHGTGGHWCAKIIFFALMAVLLGLVGLIIMENRGLEDLDTPLSESRFSKVFDGWVDEHRDEHDGHDVQEPSGEALDDHDDHDDHDDHDDHEEEEEEPLSEELEEEPEEEEQPTEEEEPEADEEEEEDEDEENNAGENITAEDAEEEEEEDNEDEGTVEATVEATTEATTEATGEYEAEEDEEDAEDEPAADDDAVESTEATPSEAEEQEDNDEDEEEQEVEESVEAPKSQSAAQSAPGADANDDDDDDEDQYKKDADDADDDEFESLDQQFENDVEDTEPAKAVESEEQDQDQDDEEEPKEEGSSWLASQIKPKEAAAAPAEKEDPFEQELRKANEEMIRENYAQALRSFNTLTTNFAHEPSTHLGRARVLEVLAKKERSNQRLWEAIDAYKRYLAFGELIPSNQEFKTAGESCIENLRFLGHHRQATTIHELLIERLPEDPRLRNQLSLTYLMVNNLQQVEKVALETLKLFPTNAVAQLHYGLALRQFHADYAKALPYLQYAVDSQEEGTQEAFFYLSLGETLQRLSMQSEALEVYRKGVAKGFFASLYQRSLYNEPGLRAQPFWQPKETGYERQLERLTLNWRAIRDEGLALLGRSGFFEDEAELLRDKGVWQQYELYAQGRRVKDNCRRALITCSLLEEFPESAGCRRGQVKFSVMQAKTHVWPHCGPTNCRLRAHLTLAAPEPEKTSLRVAEQERTWREGELFIFDDSFEHEVWHNGSQPRLVLILDMWHPQLTAAQRRSLSPI, encoded by the exons ATGTCGGGCGATGTGCAGCCGCGTAAGCGCAAGGATAAGCGCCGAAAACGCG ATGACGACGAATCTTCGCACGGCGTTCACATTACAAAGATGGGAAACGAAGATCTCCACCTGCACGTGCATCACGATCACGGAACTGGCGGTCACTGGTGCGCCAAGATCATATTCTTCGCCCTGATGGCGGTGCTCCTCGGTTTGGTGGGTTTGATCATCATGGAGAATCGCGGACTGGAGGATT TGGACACTCCCCTATCGGAGTCTAGGTTCTCGAAAGTTTTCGATGGCTGGGTGGACGAACATCGGGATGAGCACGATGGTCATGATGTGCAGGAACCCTCTGGAGAGGCGTTAGATGATCATGATGACCACGACGATCATGATGACCATGATGATCATGAAGAGGAAG AAGAAGAGCCCCTCTCGGAAGAATTAGAAGAAGAACCGGAGGAAGAGGAGCAGCCGACTGAGGAGGAAGAACCAGAGGCAGACgaagaagaggaggaggatgaagaTGAGGAGAACAACGCGGGCGAAAACATAACAGCCGAAGATgcggaggaggaagaggaggaggataACGAGGATGAAGGCACCGTAGAGGCAACTGTGGAAGCCACCACCGAAGCAACAACGGAAGCCACTGGCGAATACGAAGCTGAGGAAGATGAAGAGGATGCAGAGGATGAGCCCGCAGCGGATGATGATGCAGTAGAATCCACTGAAGCCACGCCATCGGAAGCTGAGGAG CAGGAAGACaatgatgaggatgaggaagAGCAAGAGGTCGAAGAATCCGTAGAGGCGCCAAAATCCCAATCTGCGGCACAAAGTGCTCCTGGAGCAGATGCTaatgatgacgacgacgacgatgag gaccaatacaaaaaagaTGCAGATGACGCTGATGACGACGAATTTGAGTCCCTCGATCAGCAATTTGAAAATGATGTCGAGGATACAGAGCCAGCAAAAGCAGTAGAGAGTGAGGAGCAGGATCAAGACCAGGATGACGAGGAGGAGCCCAAAGAAGAGGGCTCCTCTTGGTTGGCATCAC AAATAAAGCCGAaagaagctgcagctgctcccgCCGAGAAGGAGGATCCTTTCGAGCAGGAGTTGCGCAAGGCCAACGAGGAGATGATTAGGGAG AACTATGCCCAAGCCCTGCGATCCTTTAACACGCTCACCACCAACTTTGCCCACGAGCCATCCACCCATTTGGGAAGAGCCCGAGTTCTTGAAGTTCTGGCCAAGAAGGAGCGCAGCAATCAGCGCCTGTGGGAAGCCATCGATGCTTACAAAAGATATTTGGCTTTTGGCGAGCTTATTCCAAGCAATCAGGAGTTCAAAACCGCCGGCGAAAGCTGCATCGAGAATTTGAGATTTTTGG GTCACCACCGACAGGCAACTACCATCCACGAGCTGCTCATCGAACGTTTGCCTGAGGATCCACGGCTTCGCAACCAACTCTCACTCACCTATCTTATGGTAAACAA TCTTCAGCAGGTTGAAAAGGTGGCTCTGGAAACCCTGAAACTTTTTCCAACCAATGCAGTGGCTCAACTTCATTATGGACTGGCTCTCCGACAGTTCCATGCTGACTACGCCAAGGCTCTGCCTTATCTACAATATGCCGTGGACTCGCAGGAGGAGGGCACCCAAGAGGCTTTCTTCTATTTGTCGCTGGGCGAGACCCTGCAGCGCCTGTCCATGCAATCAGAAGCACTTGAGGTGTACAGAAAAGGCGTTGCCAAGGGATTCTTTGCCAGCCTCTATCAGAGATCGCTGTACAATGAGCCCGGGCTGCGAGCACAGCCATTTTGGCAGCCCAAGGAAACGGGCTATGAAAGGCAGCTGGAGAGGCTGACTCTCAACTGGCGTGCCATTCGTGATGAGGGACTGGCGCTGCTGGGCAGAAGTGGATTCTTCGAGGATGAGGCGGAACTGCTGCGCGACAAGGGAGTGTGGCAGCAGTATGAGCTATATGCCCAGGGTCGTCGGGTGAAGGACAACTGCCGCAGGGCTCTAATCACCTGTAGTTTGCTGGAGGAATTTCCCGAGTCCGCCGGCTGTCGACGAGGCCAAGTGAAGTTCAGTGTTATGCAGGCCAAGACGCATGTGTGGCCGCATTGTGGACCCACCAATTGCCGACTGAGGGCACACCTCACGCTAGCTGCTCCAGAGCCGGAAAAAACCTCACTCCGTGTGGCAGAGCAGGAAAG AACATGGCGTGAGGGAGAACTGTTCATATTCGATGATAGCTTCGAACACGAGGTGTGGCACAACGGAAGCCAGCCACGCCTTGTACTCATCCTGGATATGTGGCATCCGCAGCTGACTGCCGCCCAGCGCCGCAGTTTATCACCCATTTGA
- the LOC120445361 gene encoding aspartyl/asparaginyl beta-hydroxylase isoform X2, with protein MSGDVQPRKRKDKRRKRDDRKSEGDVSVLRQSSFQDDDESSHGVHITKMGNEDLHLHVHHDHGTGGHWCAKIIFFALMAVLLGLVGLIIMENRGLEDLDTPLSESRFSKVFDGWVDEHRDEHDGHDVQEPSGEALDDHDDHDDHDDHDDHEEEEEEPLSEELEEEPEEEEQPTEEEEPEADEEEEEDEDEENNAGENITAEDAEEEEEEDNEDEGTVEATVEATTEATTEATGEYEAEEDEEDAEDEPAADDDAVESTEATPSEAEEEDNDEDEEEQEVEESVEAPKSQSAAQSAPGADANDDDDDDEDQYKKDADDADDDEFESLDQQFENDVEDTEPAKAVESEEQDQDQDDEEEPKEEGSSWLASLAVKFGVGVALALVSRLVLIRKSPNTITALLKLFHQSEDEPAPETIFRRRLTIATAEDHIPDDVEELPLLDDEYSEEEIEIEEEIEVEISDIEEEEEQVRHDSDDNVASMASYVPETFEQLSAMYKYAQEAAKETKPEPKDKEPEQPTGRSDIYVEYEDGAIEDYEHEGDSDEEITDEEDEISDVDDADLMNRLEAKYGRLPVKEFESDPDSDDPSWTQIKPKEAAAAPAEKEDPFEQELRKANEEMIRENYAQALRSFNTLTTNFAHEPSTHLGRARVLEVLAKKERSNQRLWEAIDAYKRYLAFGELIPSNQEFKTAGESCIENLRFLGHHRQATTIHELLIERLPEDPRLRNQLSLTYLMVNNLQQVEKVALETLKLFPTNAVAQLHYGLALRQFHADYAKALPYLQYAVDSQEEGTQEAFFYLSLGETLQRLSMQSEALEVYRKGVAKGFFASLYQRSLYNEPGLRAQPFWQPKETGYERQLERLTLNWRAIRDEGLALLGRSGFFEDEAELLRDKGVWQQYELYAQGRRVKDNCRRALITCSLLEEFPESAGCRRGQVKFSVMQAKTHVWPHCGPTNCRLRAHLTLAAPEPEKTSLRVAEQERTWREGELFIFDDSFEHEVWHNGSQPRLVLILDMWHPQLTAAQRRSLSPI; from the exons ATGTCGGGCGATGTGCAGCCGCGTAAGCGCAAGGATAAGCGCCGAAAACGCG ATGATCGCAAGTCCGAGGGCGATGTGAGTGTTCTGCGTCAGTCCAGTTTTCAAG ATGACGACGAATCTTCGCACGGCGTTCACATTACAAAGATGGGAAACGAAGATCTCCACCTGCACGTGCATCACGATCACGGAACTGGCGGTCACTGGTGCGCCAAGATCATATTCTTCGCCCTGATGGCGGTGCTCCTCGGTTTGGTGGGTTTGATCATCATGGAGAATCGCGGACTGGAGGATT TGGACACTCCCCTATCGGAGTCTAGGTTCTCGAAAGTTTTCGATGGCTGGGTGGACGAACATCGGGATGAGCACGATGGTCATGATGTGCAGGAACCCTCTGGAGAGGCGTTAGATGATCATGATGACCACGACGATCATGATGACCATGATGATCATGAAGAGGAAG AAGAAGAGCCCCTCTCGGAAGAATTAGAAGAAGAACCGGAGGAAGAGGAGCAGCCGACTGAGGAGGAAGAACCAGAGGCAGACgaagaagaggaggaggatgaagaTGAGGAGAACAACGCGGGCGAAAACATAACAGCCGAAGATgcggaggaggaagaggaggaggataACGAGGATGAAGGCACCGTAGAGGCAACTGTGGAAGCCACCACCGAAGCAACAACGGAAGCCACTGGCGAATACGAAGCTGAGGAAGATGAAGAGGATGCAGAGGATGAGCCCGCAGCGGATGATGATGCAGTAGAATCCACTGAAGCCACGCCATCGGAAGCTGAGGAG GAAGACaatgatgaggatgaggaagAGCAAGAGGTCGAAGAATCCGTAGAGGCGCCAAAATCCCAATCTGCGGCACAAAGTGCTCCTGGAGCAGATGCTaatgatgacgacgacgacgatgag gaccaatacaaaaaagaTGCAGATGACGCTGATGACGACGAATTTGAGTCCCTCGATCAGCAATTTGAAAATGATGTCGAGGATACAGAGCCAGCAAAAGCAGTAGAGAGTGAGGAGCAGGATCAAGACCAGGATGACGAGGAGGAGCCCAAAGAAGAGGGCTCCTCTTGGTTGGCATCAC TTGCCGTTAAATTTGGCGTTGGCGTTGCACTTGCCTTAGTTTCACGCCTTGTATTGATAAGGAAAAGTCCAAATACAA TCACAGCTTTGTTAAAATTATTCCaccaat CTGAGGATGAGCCCGCACCAGAGACTATATTCAGGCGAAGATTGACGATTGCCACTGCCGAGGATCACATACCGGACGATGTGGAGGAGCTGCCCCTGCTGGACGATG AATACTCCGAGGaggaaatcgaaatcgaagaGGAGATCGAGGTGGAAATCAGCGACattgaggaggaggaggagcaagtACGTCACGATAGCGACGACAACGTGGCCTCCATGGCCAGTTATGTGCCCGAGACCTTTGAGCAACTGAGTGCCATGTACAAGTACGCCCAGGAGGCGGCAAAGGAAACCAAACCCGAACCGAAAGATAAGGAGCCCGAACAGCCGACCGGTCGCAGCGATATCTACGTGGAATACGAGGATGGGGCCATCGAAGATTACGAGCATGAGGGCGATAGCGATGAGGAGATCACCGACGAGGAGGACGAGATCTCCGACGTGGACGACGCTGATCTGATGAACCGGCTGGAGGCCAAATACGGTCGTCTGCCCGTCAAGGAGTTCGAGAGCGATCCAGACTCCGATGACCCCAGCTGGACAC AAATAAAGCCGAaagaagctgcagctgctcccgCCGAGAAGGAGGATCCTTTCGAGCAGGAGTTGCGCAAGGCCAACGAGGAGATGATTAGGGAG AACTATGCCCAAGCCCTGCGATCCTTTAACACGCTCACCACCAACTTTGCCCACGAGCCATCCACCCATTTGGGAAGAGCCCGAGTTCTTGAAGTTCTGGCCAAGAAGGAGCGCAGCAATCAGCGCCTGTGGGAAGCCATCGATGCTTACAAAAGATATTTGGCTTTTGGCGAGCTTATTCCAAGCAATCAGGAGTTCAAAACCGCCGGCGAAAGCTGCATCGAGAATTTGAGATTTTTGG GTCACCACCGACAGGCAACTACCATCCACGAGCTGCTCATCGAACGTTTGCCTGAGGATCCACGGCTTCGCAACCAACTCTCACTCACCTATCTTATGGTAAACAA TCTTCAGCAGGTTGAAAAGGTGGCTCTGGAAACCCTGAAACTTTTTCCAACCAATGCAGTGGCTCAACTTCATTATGGACTGGCTCTCCGACAGTTCCATGCTGACTACGCCAAGGCTCTGCCTTATCTACAATATGCCGTGGACTCGCAGGAGGAGGGCACCCAAGAGGCTTTCTTCTATTTGTCGCTGGGCGAGACCCTGCAGCGCCTGTCCATGCAATCAGAAGCACTTGAGGTGTACAGAAAAGGCGTTGCCAAGGGATTCTTTGCCAGCCTCTATCAGAGATCGCTGTACAATGAGCCCGGGCTGCGAGCACAGCCATTTTGGCAGCCCAAGGAAACGGGCTATGAAAGGCAGCTGGAGAGGCTGACTCTCAACTGGCGTGCCATTCGTGATGAGGGACTGGCGCTGCTGGGCAGAAGTGGATTCTTCGAGGATGAGGCGGAACTGCTGCGCGACAAGGGAGTGTGGCAGCAGTATGAGCTATATGCCCAGGGTCGTCGGGTGAAGGACAACTGCCGCAGGGCTCTAATCACCTGTAGTTTGCTGGAGGAATTTCCCGAGTCCGCCGGCTGTCGACGAGGCCAAGTGAAGTTCAGTGTTATGCAGGCCAAGACGCATGTGTGGCCGCATTGTGGACCCACCAATTGCCGACTGAGGGCACACCTCACGCTAGCTGCTCCAGAGCCGGAAAAAACCTCACTCCGTGTGGCAGAGCAGGAAAG AACATGGCGTGAGGGAGAACTGTTCATATTCGATGATAGCTTCGAACACGAGGTGTGGCACAACGGAAGCCAGCCACGCCTTGTACTCATCCTGGATATGTGGCATCCGCAGCTGACTGCCGCCCAGCGCCGCAGTTTATCACCCATTTGA
- the LOC120445361 gene encoding aspartyl/asparaginyl beta-hydroxylase isoform X4, translating into MSGDVQPRKRKDKRRKRDDDESSHGVHITKMGNEDLHLHVHHDHGTGGHWCAKIIFFALMAVLLGLVGLIIMENRGLEDLDTPLSESRFSKVFDGWVDEHRDEHDGHDVQEPSGEALDDHDDHDDHDDHDDHEEEEEEPLSEELEEEPEEEEQPTEEEEPEADEEEEEDEDEENNAGENITAEDAEEEEEEDNEDEGTVEATVEATTEATTEATGEYEAEEDEEDAEDEPAADDDAVESTEATPSEAEEQEDNDEDEEEQEVEESVEAPKSQSAAQSAPGADANDDDDDDEDQYKKDADDADDDEFESLDQQFENDVEDTEPAKAVESEEQDQDQDDEEEPKEEGSSWLASLAVKFGVGVALALVSRLVLIRKSPNTITALLKLFHQSEDEPAPETIFRRRLTIATAEDHIPDDVEELPLLDDEYSEEEIEIEEEIEVEISDIEEEEEQVRHDSDDNVASMASYVPETFEQLSAMYKYAQEAAKETKPEPKDKEPEQPTGRSDIYVEYEDGAIEDYEHEGDSDEEITDEEDEISDVDDADLMNRLEAKYGRLPVKEFESDPDSDDPSWTQIKPKEAAAAPAEKEDPFEQELRKANEEMIRENYAQALRSFNTLTTNFAHEPSTHLGRARVLEVLAKKERSNQRLWEAIDAYKRYLAFGELIPSNQEFKTAGESCIENLRFLGHHRQATTIHELLIERLPEDPRLRNQLSLTYLMVNNLQQVEKVALETLKLFPTNAVAQLHYGLALRQFHADYAKALPYLQYAVDSQEEGTQEAFFYLSLGETLQRLSMQSEALEVYRKGVAKGFFASLYQRSLYNEPGLRAQPFWQPKETGYERQLERLTLNWRAIRDEGLALLGRSGFFEDEAELLRDKGVWQQYELYAQGRRVKDNCRRALITCSLLEEFPESAGCRRGQVKFSVMQAKTHVWPHCGPTNCRLRAHLTLAAPEPEKTSLRVAEQERTWREGELFIFDDSFEHEVWHNGSQPRLVLILDMWHPQLTAAQRRSLSPI; encoded by the exons ATGTCGGGCGATGTGCAGCCGCGTAAGCGCAAGGATAAGCGCCGAAAACGCG ATGACGACGAATCTTCGCACGGCGTTCACATTACAAAGATGGGAAACGAAGATCTCCACCTGCACGTGCATCACGATCACGGAACTGGCGGTCACTGGTGCGCCAAGATCATATTCTTCGCCCTGATGGCGGTGCTCCTCGGTTTGGTGGGTTTGATCATCATGGAGAATCGCGGACTGGAGGATT TGGACACTCCCCTATCGGAGTCTAGGTTCTCGAAAGTTTTCGATGGCTGGGTGGACGAACATCGGGATGAGCACGATGGTCATGATGTGCAGGAACCCTCTGGAGAGGCGTTAGATGATCATGATGACCACGACGATCATGATGACCATGATGATCATGAAGAGGAAG AAGAAGAGCCCCTCTCGGAAGAATTAGAAGAAGAACCGGAGGAAGAGGAGCAGCCGACTGAGGAGGAAGAACCAGAGGCAGACgaagaagaggaggaggatgaagaTGAGGAGAACAACGCGGGCGAAAACATAACAGCCGAAGATgcggaggaggaagaggaggaggataACGAGGATGAAGGCACCGTAGAGGCAACTGTGGAAGCCACCACCGAAGCAACAACGGAAGCCACTGGCGAATACGAAGCTGAGGAAGATGAAGAGGATGCAGAGGATGAGCCCGCAGCGGATGATGATGCAGTAGAATCCACTGAAGCCACGCCATCGGAAGCTGAGGAG CAGGAAGACaatgatgaggatgaggaagAGCAAGAGGTCGAAGAATCCGTAGAGGCGCCAAAATCCCAATCTGCGGCACAAAGTGCTCCTGGAGCAGATGCTaatgatgacgacgacgacgatgag gaccaatacaaaaaagaTGCAGATGACGCTGATGACGACGAATTTGAGTCCCTCGATCAGCAATTTGAAAATGATGTCGAGGATACAGAGCCAGCAAAAGCAGTAGAGAGTGAGGAGCAGGATCAAGACCAGGATGACGAGGAGGAGCCCAAAGAAGAGGGCTCCTCTTGGTTGGCATCAC TTGCCGTTAAATTTGGCGTTGGCGTTGCACTTGCCTTAGTTTCACGCCTTGTATTGATAAGGAAAAGTCCAAATACAA TCACAGCTTTGTTAAAATTATTCCaccaat CTGAGGATGAGCCCGCACCAGAGACTATATTCAGGCGAAGATTGACGATTGCCACTGCCGAGGATCACATACCGGACGATGTGGAGGAGCTGCCCCTGCTGGACGATG AATACTCCGAGGaggaaatcgaaatcgaagaGGAGATCGAGGTGGAAATCAGCGACattgaggaggaggaggagcaagtACGTCACGATAGCGACGACAACGTGGCCTCCATGGCCAGTTATGTGCCCGAGACCTTTGAGCAACTGAGTGCCATGTACAAGTACGCCCAGGAGGCGGCAAAGGAAACCAAACCCGAACCGAAAGATAAGGAGCCCGAACAGCCGACCGGTCGCAGCGATATCTACGTGGAATACGAGGATGGGGCCATCGAAGATTACGAGCATGAGGGCGATAGCGATGAGGAGATCACCGACGAGGAGGACGAGATCTCCGACGTGGACGACGCTGATCTGATGAACCGGCTGGAGGCCAAATACGGTCGTCTGCCCGTCAAGGAGTTCGAGAGCGATCCAGACTCCGATGACCCCAGCTGGACAC AAATAAAGCCGAaagaagctgcagctgctcccgCCGAGAAGGAGGATCCTTTCGAGCAGGAGTTGCGCAAGGCCAACGAGGAGATGATTAGGGAG AACTATGCCCAAGCCCTGCGATCCTTTAACACGCTCACCACCAACTTTGCCCACGAGCCATCCACCCATTTGGGAAGAGCCCGAGTTCTTGAAGTTCTGGCCAAGAAGGAGCGCAGCAATCAGCGCCTGTGGGAAGCCATCGATGCTTACAAAAGATATTTGGCTTTTGGCGAGCTTATTCCAAGCAATCAGGAGTTCAAAACCGCCGGCGAAAGCTGCATCGAGAATTTGAGATTTTTGG GTCACCACCGACAGGCAACTACCATCCACGAGCTGCTCATCGAACGTTTGCCTGAGGATCCACGGCTTCGCAACCAACTCTCACTCACCTATCTTATGGTAAACAA TCTTCAGCAGGTTGAAAAGGTGGCTCTGGAAACCCTGAAACTTTTTCCAACCAATGCAGTGGCTCAACTTCATTATGGACTGGCTCTCCGACAGTTCCATGCTGACTACGCCAAGGCTCTGCCTTATCTACAATATGCCGTGGACTCGCAGGAGGAGGGCACCCAAGAGGCTTTCTTCTATTTGTCGCTGGGCGAGACCCTGCAGCGCCTGTCCATGCAATCAGAAGCACTTGAGGTGTACAGAAAAGGCGTTGCCAAGGGATTCTTTGCCAGCCTCTATCAGAGATCGCTGTACAATGAGCCCGGGCTGCGAGCACAGCCATTTTGGCAGCCCAAGGAAACGGGCTATGAAAGGCAGCTGGAGAGGCTGACTCTCAACTGGCGTGCCATTCGTGATGAGGGACTGGCGCTGCTGGGCAGAAGTGGATTCTTCGAGGATGAGGCGGAACTGCTGCGCGACAAGGGAGTGTGGCAGCAGTATGAGCTATATGCCCAGGGTCGTCGGGTGAAGGACAACTGCCGCAGGGCTCTAATCACCTGTAGTTTGCTGGAGGAATTTCCCGAGTCCGCCGGCTGTCGACGAGGCCAAGTGAAGTTCAGTGTTATGCAGGCCAAGACGCATGTGTGGCCGCATTGTGGACCCACCAATTGCCGACTGAGGGCACACCTCACGCTAGCTGCTCCAGAGCCGGAAAAAACCTCACTCCGTGTGGCAGAGCAGGAAAG AACATGGCGTGAGGGAGAACTGTTCATATTCGATGATAGCTTCGAACACGAGGTGTGGCACAACGGAAGCCAGCCACGCCTTGTACTCATCCTGGATATGTGGCATCCGCAGCTGACTGCCGCCCAGCGCCGCAGTTTATCACCCATTTGA